A DNA window from Porites lutea chromosome 6, jaPorLute2.1, whole genome shotgun sequence contains the following coding sequences:
- the LOC140941228 gene encoding WW domain-binding protein 11-like: MGRRSISTTKSGKFMNPTDQARKEARKRELKKNKKQRKMVREAVLKSKDPRKILEEIEKIENMENDAGPVPLPNDKALKDKKRKLKETLDRMVGLLEKDDPSQSGLLRQLIAESERKRLLAQMSANESRQKALAEEARIPADIPLPPNIPLPHAGMLMPSDIPLPGPLPGQLPLPPGLIPPGPPPGPPPTLPQGVVPPGPPPGPPPGAPPVSIPPPPPPGTAPDDLEGRPYDDGDSEGSTSESGGEEEEYDPAVPLERLEGENDGQPIGEQDDNTDEEMDSEGESRERQRTVRFADEVEQSGIQPSNSANTSSIQDFLLKMAGQPLPENKKTSEEQGDQTKRSTTQVAQPPGPPPGPPPGQLPLGSQQPGSLPIQPNFAIRPPPRMFPPGPPPGRPPGPPPGMPGMVPPGPPPGLPPNMMAHALARGPRPLMQPPMSLPLRPGMPPPPRPPPGMVPPPPHGAVLSAPPTFISKPPMANPTSDGGKGATIVKEATATISAKPQLRNTQAELTKLIPTALRVKRDQPKNKAKLRPPTSGSEPLETLPQQVSQPKVAETGTKDDAYALFMKEMQGLL; the protein is encoded by the exons ATGGGGAGGCGGTCGATATCAACCACAAAGAGTGGAAAGTTTATGAATCCAACTGATCAAGCAA GAAAGGAAGCAAGAAAGCGAGAAttgaagaag AATAAGAAGCAGAGAAAGATGGTGCGAGAAGCTGTCTTAAAATCCAAAGACCctaggaaaattttggaagaaatcgagaaaatagaaaatatgg AAAATGATGCTGGACCAGTCCCTCTTCCAAATGACAAAGCACTGAAAGACAAAAAGAGAAAGCTAAAAGAAACACTTGATAGGATGGTTGGTCTTCTT GAGAAAGATGATCCTTCTCAGTCTGGACTTTTGAGACA GTTGATTGCTGAAAGTGAGAGAAAGCGTTTGCTAGCCCAGATGTCTGCCAATG AGTCAAGACAAAAAGCTTTAGCAGAG GAAGCTAGGATTCCAGCAGATATTCCTTTACCACCCAACATCCCTCTACCACATGCAG gaatgttgatgcCAAGTGATATTCCTCTCCCTGGACCATTGCCTGGACAACT GCCCCTTCCTCCTGGATTAATACCCCCCGGTCCACCACCAGGGCCCCCACCAACCCTCCCCCAAGGAGTTGTGCCACCTGGTCCCCCACCAGGACCGCCGCCAGGTGCTCCACCTGTCAGcattcccccacccccacctcctGGAACAGCACCTGATGACTTAGAGGGTAGACCATATGATGATGGTGATAGTGAGGGTAGTACTAGTGAATCAGGGGGTGAAGAAGAAGAGTATGACCCTGCAGTTCCGCTGGAGAGGCTGGAAGGGGAAAATGATGGGCAACCAATTGGTGAACAAGATGACAACACAGATGAGGAGATGGACAGTGAAGGAG AGTCGAGAGAACGTCAAAGAACAGTGAGGTTTGCTGATGAAGTTGAGCAAAGTGGGATTCAACCCTCAAACAGTGCCAATACATCATCCATTCAAGATTTTCTTCTCAAAATGGCTGGTCAGCCTCTTCCAGAAAATAAG AAAACATCAGAGGAGCAAGGAGACCAAACCAAGAGAAGCACAACACAGGTAGCCCAACCACCAGGACCACCCCCGGGGCCACCCCCTGGTCAGCTACCCCTGGGAAGTCAACAACCTGGATCCTTACCAATCCAACCCAACTTTGCGATCAGACCGCCCCCGCGGATGTTTCCCCCCGGTCCCCCACCTGGTAGGCCTCCAGGTCCTCCCCCAGGGATGCCTGGCATGGTTCCCCCAGGACCACCCCCTGGGTTACCACCTAACATGATGGCGCATGCTCTGGCAAGAGGACCAAGACCCCTTATGCAGCCGCCCATGTCGCTCCCGCTAAGGCCTGGaatgcccccaccccctcgACCACCCCCTGGAATGGTTCCTCCCCCACCCCATGGTGCAGTTTTATCAGCGCCTCCGACCTTTATCAGCAAACCACCCATGGCTAATCCAACGTCTGACGGTGGAAAAG GAGCAACGATTGTCAAAGAGGCAACGGCGACAATTAGCGCCAAACCGCAGTTACGAAATACACAAGCGGAGTTAACCAAACTTATACCTACGGCATTACGAGTCAAACGGGACCAACCCAAGAACAAAGCCAAGCTTCGGCCTCCAACTTCTGGATCAGAACCTCTCGAAACTTTACCACAACAAGTTTCACAGCCAAAGGTCGCCGAAACCGGGACCAAAGACGATGCTTACGCGCTTTTTATGAAAGAAATGCAAGGACTGTTGTaa